Part of the Panicum virgatum strain AP13 chromosome 4N, P.virgatum_v5, whole genome shotgun sequence genome is shown below.
ATGAACGTTATTTtcatttatcaatttatttctttttattattgCCTCGTTAACATTAATTTTatttatcaattaaatattagtctatttaatattaataaataaataaattcacATTTGTTACCGAAAATGCAAAACAATTCTTCTCCTATGgtctttttattttctaataatGATGCATCATACTAGGAAACGTTAATTTATATTTCTCTCAAACCTTGTGGAACCACTAGCCATGGAAGAAAGACCCCTTCATACACCATCTGGTCCTGTCTCTTCATCTCTCTCATATTTGTAACTTAAAATTCTTATATGTACATCGATTTAATTATTTAAGCATATCTTATATACAATCATATCATATATCTCCAATATTAAAATTAGCTGCAATTTTCAGAGGCGGAGTCAGGATTTGATCATTAGGGGGGCCAAGCAGTGATTGAGGGGGCCAACAGTCTTGCCGCAGGTCATCGTTGGAGTGCAGTATACTCAACTTCAACCTTTTTGTCTAGAAATCCCGCAACAACACACGGAGTACTCAACTAATTTTGGGTATGATGATGGTTTCCCAAATACAATAGTACTACAGTTGTAATCTGGATTGGATTCTTTACTACCCTAGGCCCTGTTtatttctcaaaaaaattcaagattccccgtcacatcaaatttttggacacatgcatgaagcatttaatgtaatttaaaaaataactaattacatagtttagcTGGAAataatgagatgaatcttttgagcctaattagtatataattggacactaattaccaaataaaaatgaAATTGCTTTAGTAGCCAAATCTAAAaaatttcacgaactaaacacgcccCTAGTAGTAATAGCCTGATCTAGTAGTAATAGCCTGATCCTGACAAAGCAGATTCAGATTTCCTGAAGAAAAAACCATCTGCGTAGGCCCCATTTGGTTTCTTACTAGAAGATCTTAGAAAgcactttgaccattaattagagacattaaataaaaaaaagttcacaaaaccaactccaaaaCCCTTCGCTAGAAACCCTAAAAGATCTAATGAGATTTTTGACCGCGTAATTAGGAAATGATTACTAACCCTTGCGCTAGAAATCCTGAAGGATCTAATGAGATTTTTGACCACGTGATTAGAAAATGATTGCTGTAACATCACTAtggccaatcatcaattaattaccattATTGAATTCATcgaaaaaaattacacccatcccaTCTGTGAAGAAATTTTACAAATacacttcatttaatactccatgcatacaaaATTCCTTCCTAGAAGCTGGCAGAAGAGgtgaaccaaacacggcctatcTCTCCACAGTTGGcaccagggttaaccatttcgttttccggtcaaatcccggtgtttagcggaaacggaattccgttccgaaatttcggcgaatttcgttgaatttcggtcgaaatttgttgaattttgaatttgaaaacgaaatataccgaaatttcggatcccggtaactagcAGAAATGAAAaattttccgaaatttcggcgaaatttcgccgaaattgttaaccctggTTGGCACTCACTTTTCACGGTACTCGCAATAAGGTACAGGACCAGCTGTGTGACTTTTATTTCCCATAATATAATAATCAGATCGAAAGGGGGCTGCAGGCCACGAGCACCCCAAGCCACAGCAATAACATCACAAGTTCTACTGCTTCTCAGTGCATCCATGCAACATGGTCGGTCCTACTGCTACTACACAACCCCAGACGTCATGCAATACCCTCTAAACATCCACACCGCTTGGTTGCTCCCCGCCGCCTAATCTGATCCTTGAGCAGCTTCCCACCCCTACTACTCCACGGTGTTTCCTTCCTTCAGGCCCCTTCCTCCAGCAGCTTCTGATCGAAGTGCCACACCCCTGGCACCCAAACCATATGCATATCAACAAGGGATTAGTCTATATGCAAAGGCATAGTGGCAGATGAAAGACCACTGGTCAACGACAGACAGAATAACTAACCGTGTCCCTTGCCCACTCTCCTCAACTGGGCAACATACTCAGAGATCTTCTTGATGCTTTCAACCTTTCATGAAAGTACAAAATTTCGTAGTCAGAATTACGCAAGTCTAAAGTACAGTAAAGCCATTGCAAAATACACACAGTCCTGCATGATTTGTTCTGCACTGAACAGATGTTTAGTTGCTTTTACCTGCTCCGTGAGAAATTCACTCTCGATGAAGTCTGTCAGCTGAGGATCGTTGCACCTGGTCGCCACCTGTTAAGTATGTGCAAATGTTCATTATAAACTTGGATTGACTCTAAATAAGACTTGAACATATTTTCTAACTAGTAGTATTTCTTAAGCCTAACCCCACAATATTCTCAGTAAATCATGTCAAAGCAACTTACAGCATGCAGGTTGTGCAGCTTCTCATTAACCAGTTTCTCCAGAACCAGAGCCAGCTCCATGGCTGAAATCAGACCAAAGGCATGATCAAAAGAAGCTATCAGATTAGCTTTCGAATTGGTTGGACATGAATGGAAGACAAACCAAGTAGCTTATACCCAACTAAACATTTCCTATAAATAATCAGCCTTCAATTGTAACATATGTCATGTTTATCACTATCAGTCTTCCAATCTTATCAAAAATTCGACCTGCAAGCAAggttttaaatcgccggctaagACGTTTAGCGGCAGAGCTGCCGTTACAgcatttagcgggctatagccggaatttagcgggctatagccggctttAGCGGGCTAAATGCCATAGCGGCCGCCCTCTCTAGAAgctatagcggaagctatagccggctatttaaaacctgGCCTGCAAGGggctagcccccccccccctcccagcATTCTTATAAGAAGGCGACCTTCTAACGCAGGCCGAGAAACCCCCGAACCCCAGCTCTTTCTGACCTTGGGTCTGGTGCCATTTCCTGGAACCGTTACCCCGGCCGGGACCGTTACCCACGGGGCCGGGAAACCGTGACGCCAGGCCGGGCCAGGCTGACTACACAGTCCAAGCTATCAGGAGCACCGCGAGGGGTTTTTTTCCCACATGCGGGGAAATTCGCCCCggtgggggttcgaaccccccacCTGTGGAGTGCCGCCGGTCGCTTCGCACCACTCGGGCTAACAACCTTAGGCGTCTTCCAATCTTATCTGTATGCTGAAAGTTGTGGTTCCTACAGTTGCATCAGTTGCAGAATAAAACtcaatccttttttttttcagaaaacagCAAACTTTTGTAAGTTTTCCTGCTCTACCCCAGTATGCAGCCTCCTCTAAGGCACCTACTATTTGAGATCGCACCATAATTTACCAAATAGGCATGCATGGCAACTCACCGTACAAAGCATCGCCTTTCTCAGGGTGGTCAAACTCTGTTAAGGGTGTGACAATGGACTGGAGACTGACCCTGCCTCCACGTGTGTTCTGACGGCGGCACAAGAACATGCACACCATCAGCATCACATCACAGTACAATTAGAGAGTCAATGGAAGTACTAATAGTACCTGGTACTTCATGAGCTTTTCAGCATGCTCTCTCTCCTCATCACTTGATTCCTTAAAAAACCTGTAGGTATGGAAGAAAATTCCTAATTGTAGGGGGGATTACTATGCCATGATGTATCGCTCACTGAAACTGGAGAAATGATGATTTACTTGGCAAATCCTTTGAGCGCCACGTTGTCGCGGTCGAAGTAGGCGAAGAGAGAGTGGTACGCATAGGAGGCATTGTACTCCACACTGCATGATAAAGAGAGTCGGAGTCAAATTGAATCCGAATCGAACTGCCTATACAGCTGGAATGACCGGTAATTAACACTAAAATTAGCACTAAAATTAGGCTTATCTACCAAAAAAAATGCGTCCACTGGACTGAAACAAAACAACAATAAGAAACCATTGCACAATTTAGCAGACACAACACATTATAATGAGGCGTGCATCAGGAATGGCCGGAGCAACAGATTAGGCGAGGTAGGAAAAGAATCACCGAATCTCAGCATATTGCGCCGAAATGTAAACAAGCCTAGAATCAAACCATACAACAGAATCCGAACACAACAGAGCAGAGCAGAATGAGGACGGGTGCCCAGTAGTGAGATGAGTGAGCAGAGCAGGGAGCGAGACGTACTTGATCTGCTCGTTGATGGCGGCCTCGCATTCGTCGACGAACTTTTGGCGCGCGAGGGACTTGTCCGCGGTCTGGGGCACGAGGGAgagctcccccttgatctcctcGAAGGGCTGGAAGACGaccccggtgagcacctccTTGCCCTTGCCCGCCGCCCTGCACGCGGCCGCAGCCGACGGCGAGACGCGCGGCGCCGGCACCCGGACGGAGGAAGCTGGGGTCACGGCAGGTCGAGAGGcatggttggcggcggcggcggcggccggtgacggGGAAACCCTAAGCATCGCCATGTCGATGTGGATCGAAGAGGAGGGCGAGAAGCGTCGCGTGATTTCTGGTGTGGGATGGATGGGTGGAGGAGATGAGTCCGGAAAGGGATAGATAGATATAGGCGCGTGGGGCTGGCGGATTGGTGCCACGTGGACGGCTCAGGTTGGGAGGAGCGCGTGGCGGGCGAGCGCTCTCCACGCTCGAGCGATATTTCTCCAAACCTTTTTGGTCTCAGATTGGGAGGAGCGCGTGGCGAGCGAGCGCTCTCCACGCTCGAGCGATATCCAATCCCTCGGTTGGTTGTCTGCCTCTGCTGGTGGGTCCGTCCAACATCTATTTTCggcattttattttatttttattactaTTTGATTCTTGTTGGCAAAATTCTTAGAAATTTTGAATCGTATTCCCACTACAGATTGGGTCCGTTCAAACCAGTTCCATTGTGCTTGCTACTGCAGCCCTAAACTGAAAGGATTAGCTAGATGGTACAATGTACAATTTACTAGTATTTACTCTGTTCTGCTGGGTTGTCAGCAAATCagtcagcagtatttttctctcacaccgaaTCAGCATCATTTACCGGTCATCAGCCTGTCAACAATATTTTTCGGTCACAATAAATCAGCATCAGCTACCAGCCAAATAGAAAGTAGCCAAATAGAATAGTGGTAGTGTGGGGAGCACGCGCCTAAGAATGAGGACGACCCACGCCAGTACACCACACCACATACAAGGTCACGGACAGGACACAGGAGATAAGATGAACACATACGTGgttggctttttttttttggaacaacGTGGTTGGCTAGTTGCTAGGACTAGGAGTGGCGTGTGGAGACCTCACGCCTAGCGGAAGCAGTGTAGTCATCCATCCACGTCTGCATCTGGACACAATGCTAGTCCAAATGCCAATGTACGTACTACAAAGGTCTATGCGGGTGCGTTTAAATCAGACAATCAGataatagtatttttttctcataacaaatcagcatcaTCTATTAATTATCAACTAATCAGCCGTTCTGTTACAATAAATTAGCACCAACTATCAACTATATCTAGTCTAGCCAAATAGAATTGACGAATGATCGCGGGGGGAGCACGCGCCTAAGAACGAGTACGACCACACCAGTACACCACACACCATAGGAAGGTCACGAACAGGAGATAAGATTTGCGAGGACTAGGAGCGGCGTGTGGAGACCTCACGCCTAGCAGAAGCAGTCTAGTCATCCGTCCATGTATACATCTGGACACAATGCAGTCCAAATGCCTATCgtggccccgtttagttcgctCGTGCTATTTTCTAGCTTAATTTTTTTCATGCACGGAgtacaaaataaaatttatttgcaaaaaattttcacggatggatgtaatttttcgcgacgaatctaatgactacAATAATGCGCTTGTATTCCGCGTGGTAAGTTTGTAGTTCATGGTATAATAATTATGATATACTTCAGGTCTTTAATGTCTCGCTTGATTTTTTAAGTAGTTGTCAAATCGAATGTTTGGATGTCAATTCGAATGTTCGGATGTCAATGTTCGAATGccaacttaatataaaactaattgcataagtaGCAATTAGAGCtctagatgaatctattaagtataattagtGCACAATTAGtcgatggttactgtagcgatTAATGGTCAAATTTTGggctaattagacttaatagattcatctcatgattaagtcacgacttatgaaattagttttgtaataattcgatatttagtactcctaatTGGTATTTAAACATGCGATGTGACGGGTCTTACGACTTAAACTGAAAAAATGAAACGAGGCTTCGCGATGCTATCTTTAAATAGAATATTATTTTAGGTATCGAAATAGGCCTATGATCAGGGCGGATCTaaaggggggctaggggggctccTGATAGAACCCGTTGGGGCTTGttcccgatctttcgatgagagtgggggataacttgatttgaggaggattgacgttgtgctgcccgactacaacaccacaagggctgcgctgcgtcttagcgacagttacaccgTCTCGGATTTGTATTGTTCTTGCTGCAccaagaacaaccttgaacctgcaagcaaatcAAAGAACTCGCAAGAACAAGTAAACAAGCACTGAAATCTAAAGATATGAATCACGAACTGAATTTGGATTCAACAAGTTGGGGTTCTGAATACAACAAGACAGGCGGTAATCGCTACACGCGTGCTTCCAGGAAATTGCAAATGACAAACTTacatctaaacaaaacccaagtgttTTCTGGTGGCTGCTACTGGTTTATATAGGGGGAGAGCAGCCAAGAGGGTGCTGAACACGAAACCCTAACTTAAAATGGGTCCCTAGTGGGCTGGATGAGATACAAAAGACTCAGCCCAAGTATGGACGTCCGAACATCATTTTGACGATAATTCTTAGCTCCATACGAATCTGATGATGATgttggatccatctgaaagtagacttcatAAGCTTTCCGTGAAGTACTTGAACGCCCCAAACAAAGTCCGGATGAAGTCGTGGGCGCTGTTACAAGTTGGTGTTGTCTTGCTGTCCGAAACCAGTCCACGCAAAGCCGCTCCCCTTCTTATCCTCTCCATCATTCCTAAGAAAAACAAAAGTACGTGCATTTCCATTGTCTAAATATAATGGACAAGAGATTAACAATGAACTTACTTGATGATTGAGTTGACGGGCACGAGCGCAAGTAATAGGACCAAGTGGTGGGGATGTCACAGCTGCCGGTGTTGGTGGTGGTGTGGATGTATCATTGGTGTTGATGTCCTCATCAGCTCCAGCCCCCCTGCAGACATGAAACTCCATTGGAGCAAGAGGTGAAGGGGGgagaagaagagaggaagaagaaggagaagagaggaAAATGAGGTGAAGATGAAGGTGGAAAGGGAAGGGAGCCCCCTATCAGCTTGTGTTGCATCCGCCACTGCCTATGATAGTTTTTTGCTGTATTTATTAGGGTGAAAGGAGGGGTAAACTTATTTATTAGGGAGGGAGGAGCACAATTAGCTGGAAGTTTAATGTATTTGCGAAATAAGGAGATTTGGACTTTTAATCATGTGGCAATTAATTGGTGTGGTGGTATTTTTAGAAAAGTAGtggttatattaaaatatgcCACATTATTGTGAGGAAGTATGAGAAACCATAGAAGAACGGCGGTACAGTATTATATTTTtagcaaaaaatatttttatgtttAACGAGTATGAAATCTCTTTGAGTTTATAATTTTGTTGGGTAGCGAAGctttaggtttctaaaattcTGAGCAACTTTTATATTGCACATTTTAATTTGAAGATGTTTTTGTGTCCAAAATGTGGGTAGAATGTCTCGCATGTAAGTATTTGTGCAAATTAATTGTGACATCGCAAAAAACTGTTCTGCAGTAAAGTTGtagtttccaaaattttaatcaaatattatattgaacAACTTTTGATTTTGATGCATTTTGGTGTTAAAATATAGTATTGCTCGTATTGCTCGTGAAAAATAACGAATGGAACATGTTGTGATTTGGTTTAACGAATATTCGAACTGTTGGTGTTATGTATCACCGGCTAGTAAATTTGTGCCCGCGTCACTGGTTCAGATGGTAATGCAAGTATGCGACATAAGGTTTATACTGGTTCGGACAGAATGTCCCTACGCCCAGTTTGAGCTCTTATACTCTTGCACTCAGTTCGTAGTAGGGGTTACAAACAGGCGAGAGAGTGAAtgggctcccaagtctctggttGCGTATGCGAGTGTGTGTGAGCACGTGAAAGTTCGGTCCCGTACTCAGGGGTACCCCTCTCTCCCTTTATAGTCCTAAGAGGAGAGGGGGTCGGATACAAAATGGGGCAAGCGTAAAAAGGAGGAAGTCGTGGGGGTCGTATGTGATCCGACCCCCTTCCTCATCTGTTCATCAAGGAGGGGTCCATGGTCCTTGACTCCTTGTTGATGGTCCGAGGCATGGGCAATCGGTCACGTCCGCCCACATAGGTCCCATTTTGACCGGCGACAGTCTCCGTACTACAGAGTAGGTGGGTTGCCACGTGGCGGTGCCCCCCGCCCTACGAGGGTCGGGCGAGATAGTCTCCCCATGGGGCTCGGGCGAGGCAGAGGCCTCCCTACGGGGGTCGGTCGGAGAGAGGCACTCCCacaggggtcgggcgaggcggaggctgCTGCCGATGGGCCACCTAGTCTCGTCTCGGGCCGTGTCTAGTGGGCCGAGGTTGACTCGGGCCAGCCCTATGTCGGGCCTTGTTGGTTTAATCCT
Proteins encoded:
- the LOC120671286 gene encoding ferritin-1, chloroplastic-like, whose translation is MAMLRVSPSPAAAAAANHASRPAVTPASSVRVPAPRVSPSAAAACRAAGKGKEVLTGVVFQPFEEIKGELSLVPQTADKSLARQKFVDECEAAINEQINVEYNASYAYHSLFAYFDRDNVALKGFAKFFKESSDEEREHAEKLMKYQNTRGGRVSLQSIVTPLTEFDHPEKGDALYAMELALVLEKLVNEKLHNLHAVATRCNDPQLTDFIESEFLTEQVESIKKISEYVAQLRRVGKGHGVWHFDQKLLEEGA